Proteins found in one Blastocatellia bacterium genomic segment:
- a CDS encoding amidohydrolase family protein, translating into MHNVSIRRTLTAFLLLAVFLVCQLPQAAAQTPQAGNVKVVYARRLLDGTSNTVRTNVSIIIDKDRIREVRDGRATVEGAEVIDLGDATVMPGLIDCHTHLTVQIGRDTSAPLANLVRRPSATALTATVYARTTLMAGFTTVRDVGAYSFVDVSLRDAINAGTVSGPRMFVATQALGITGGHVDPTGGIREDLLPEPDYRHGVVNSPEDGVRAVRYNAKYGADLIKIAATGGVLSLSDASLEQHLTYEEMKAIIDAAHLLGMKVAAHAHGAAGIKAALRAGIDSIEHGTFTDDEAIALFKEHGAYLVPTIIAGKTVESAAKQPGFFPPRIAEKALKAGPLMQNMFGRAYRAGVKIAFGTDAGVYPHGQNAREFQYMVEAGMPPVEAILAATRNAADLLGQSASIGSVQAGRYADLVAVKGDPTADIKLLQNVSFVMKSGVIYKRDGKPVVW; encoded by the coding sequence ATGCACAACGTTTCAATTCGTCGGACGCTCACCGCTTTTCTTCTGCTCGCCGTCTTTCTCGTTTGCCAGTTGCCGCAAGCCGCTGCACAGACGCCGCAAGCCGGCAATGTCAAGGTCGTCTATGCCAGGCGCTTGCTCGATGGCACCTCAAACACGGTGCGCACCAATGTCAGCATCATCATCGATAAAGACCGCATACGCGAAGTGCGCGATGGACGGGCGACGGTCGAAGGCGCTGAAGTCATTGACCTTGGCGATGCGACGGTAATGCCGGGCTTGATCGATTGCCACACGCACCTGACGGTGCAAATCGGCCGCGATACGAGCGCGCCGCTGGCTAATCTGGTGCGCCGCCCATCGGCCACGGCGTTGACCGCGACGGTCTATGCGCGCACGACGCTGATGGCCGGCTTCACCACCGTCCGCGATGTCGGCGCGTACAGTTTCGTTGATGTCAGCCTGCGCGATGCGATCAACGCCGGCACCGTCAGCGGCCCGCGCATGTTCGTTGCCACACAGGCGCTCGGCATCACCGGCGGCCACGTTGACCCCACCGGCGGCATCCGCGAAGACTTGTTGCCGGAGCCTGATTATCGCCACGGCGTCGTCAACTCACCCGAAGACGGCGTGCGCGCCGTGCGCTACAATGCCAAGTATGGCGCCGACCTGATTAAGATTGCCGCGACCGGCGGCGTGCTGTCGCTGTCGGATGCCAGCCTCGAACAGCACCTCACCTACGAAGAGATGAAAGCCATCATTGACGCGGCACACCTGCTCGGCATGAAAGTCGCGGCCCACGCACACGGTGCCGCAGGCATCAAGGCCGCTCTGCGCGCCGGCATCGATTCCATCGAGCACGGCACGTTCACCGATGACGAAGCGATTGCGCTTTTCAAAGAGCACGGCGCTTATCTTGTGCCAACGATTATCGCCGGCAAGACGGTTGAGAGCGCCGCCAAACAGCCGGGCTTTTTCCCGCCGCGCATCGCCGAGAAAGCCTTGAAGGCCGGACCGCTGATGCAAAATATGTTTGGCCGCGCTTATCGTGCCGGCGTGAAGATTGCCTTCGGCACAGACGCCGGCGTTTATCCGCATGGCCAGAACGCCAGAGAGTTTCAGTATATGGTCGAAGCCGGCATGCCGCCGGTCGAAGCGATTCTCGCGGCAACGCGCAACGCCGCGGACTTGCTCGGGCAATCGGCCAGCATCGGCAGCGTTCAAGCGGGGCGCTACGCCGACCTGGTTGCCGTCAAAGGCGACCCGACCGCGGACATCAAGCTGCTTCAGAATGTCAGCTTCGTGATGAAAAGTGGCGTGATTTACAAACGGGACGGCAAGCCGGTCGTCTGGTAA
- a CDS encoding DJ-1/PfpI family protein gives MPEENNAYRIGIPIYEGVDLMDVAAPYEIFNWMGSYWEQAPVAPRSVKVELIAATYDTLRTRDGMILTPDKTFDDLQQPLDLLWVPGGGPDHLSVMMQDPTYLAFLRKQAAGASYVTSVCEGALLLASAGLLDGYEATTHWAFLPCLKSFSQVKVADGYPRFVVDRNRVTGGGISSGIDEALELVARISSYEIAKQVQLVTQYFPRPPFSGDIPGSDTCPLDS, from the coding sequence ATGCCCGAAGAAAACAACGCTTACCGCATCGGCATCCCCATCTATGAAGGCGTGGACCTGATGGATGTCGCCGCGCCTTACGAGATTTTCAACTGGATGGGCTCTTACTGGGAGCAAGCCCCGGTCGCGCCGCGATCCGTGAAAGTCGAGCTGATCGCCGCCACTTACGACACCCTGCGGACGCGGGACGGCATGATCTTGACTCCCGACAAAACATTCGATGACCTCCAACAACCGCTCGACCTGCTGTGGGTGCCGGGCGGCGGCCCCGACCACCTGAGCGTGATGATGCAAGACCCCACCTACCTCGCCTTTCTTCGCAAGCAGGCTGCCGGCGCGAGCTACGTCACGTCGGTCTGTGAAGGCGCTTTGCTGCTGGCGAGCGCCGGCCTGCTCGACGGCTACGAGGCGACGACGCACTGGGCCTTCCTCCCCTGCCTGAAATCGTTCAGCCAGGTTAAAGTCGCTGACGGCTACCCGCGCTTCGTCGTCGACCGCAACCGCGTGACCGGCGGCGGCATCTCTTCGGGAATAGACGAGGCGCTTGAGCTGGTGGCGCGCATCAGCAGCTACGAGATCGCCAAGCAGGTGCAACTGGTCACGCAGTACTTTCCGCGCCCGCCGTTCAGCGGCGATATACCGGGCTCAGACACGTGCCCGCTCGATTCCTGA
- a CDS encoding SDR family NAD(P)-dependent oxidoreductase has product MQTLIGKVALVTGASRGVGRGVALELIEAGATVYITGRSVDDMAYVNGKGTAIECDHRDDEQVRAAFRRIADDHGRLDILVNNAWGGYENMVEGGEFTWSRPFWQQPVWRWDAMFQAGVRATYVASQLAAQMMVARQSGLIVNISFWAAQKYLSNVAYGVSKAATDKLTADMSHELRGQGVAVVSLYPGLVRTEKVMEAAAWLDLSNSESPQFIGRAVAALAADPQVIDKSGGVLIAASLAREYGFTDIDGKTPVPLTLSNL; this is encoded by the coding sequence ATGCAAACACTCATTGGCAAAGTCGCACTGGTTACGGGCGCCAGTCGTGGCGTCGGCCGCGGCGTCGCCCTTGAATTGATCGAAGCCGGCGCGACCGTCTACATTACGGGCCGCTCGGTTGATGACATGGCCTACGTCAATGGCAAAGGCACGGCCATCGAATGCGATCATCGCGACGACGAGCAGGTTCGTGCCGCCTTCCGCCGAATTGCCGACGATCACGGGCGCTTAGACATCCTGGTGAACAATGCCTGGGGCGGCTACGAGAATATGGTCGAAGGGGGCGAGTTCACCTGGTCGCGGCCCTTCTGGCAGCAGCCCGTCTGGCGCTGGGACGCGATGTTTCAGGCAGGCGTGCGCGCCACCTACGTCGCCAGCCAGTTGGCGGCGCAAATGATGGTCGCCCGGCAGAGCGGCTTGATCGTCAACATCTCGTTCTGGGCGGCGCAGAAATATCTAAGTAATGTTGCTTACGGAGTCTCGAAGGCGGCGACCGACAAGCTGACCGCCGATATGTCACACGAGTTGCGCGGGCAAGGTGTCGCGGTCGTCTCGCTCTACCCCGGACTGGTGCGCACCGAAAAGGTGATGGAGGCCGCCGCCTGGCTCGACCTCAGCAACTCGGAGTCGCCGCAGTTCATCGGGCGCGCGGTCGCGGCGTTGGCCGCGGACCCGCAGGTGATTGATAAAAGCGGCGGCGTGCTGATTGCCGCAAGCCTCGCCCGCGAGTACGGCTTCACCGACATAGATGGAAAAACGCCTGTGCCGCTGACGCTCAGCAACCTGTAA
- a CDS encoding Xaa-Pro peptidase family protein encodes MTRTIHPRRTGARGALIALAVFVIFSTVQPAARPARAADDSLLAGIAKSEYRARRQQLMSRIKDGIVVMIGAREDEFGEVGRFRQKNDFMYLTGVETPSAYLVLVPEGLIADRPAKETLLIPARNQFQEKWTGPQIGPGAEGQAAYGFQEVADSARLNDLLNELLKSPAFKPATGKPAAKLYTIIPRGSTADIERETGFVATLRQNYFGLQVVEVAPILAEMRKVKSAAEMALLQKAIDITGEAQREAAAQIRPGAFEYEVQAALEAAFTRNGAERPGFPSIVGSGFYSTVLHYDQDRKKIDAGDTVVVDIGAEFSYYTADITRTYPASGKFTPRQREVYQLVLDAQRAAERAFKPGQSTIAQMNQVARETMKASPLRDRQGNTLERYFIHGLGHWLGMEVHDVGGYGNLPVGAVFTIEPGIYIPEEKLGVRIEDDYMVTEKGLVKLSRAIPSEPDEIERIVQSHSKAMTAAPQK; translated from the coding sequence ATGACTCGCACAATTCACCCCCGACGCACAGGTGCGCGCGGCGCGCTCATCGCGCTCGCGGTCTTTGTCATCTTCAGCACCGTGCAGCCCGCCGCGCGGCCCGCAAGAGCGGCTGATGACAGCTTGCTTGCGGGCATTGCAAAGTCAGAGTACCGCGCCCGCCGTCAGCAGTTGATGTCGCGTATCAAAGACGGCATCGTCGTGATGATCGGCGCGCGCGAAGACGAGTTCGGCGAGGTCGGGCGCTTCCGCCAGAAGAACGATTTCATGTACCTCACGGGCGTCGAAACCCCCTCGGCTTATCTGGTGCTTGTGCCGGAAGGGCTGATTGCCGATAGACCGGCAAAAGAGACGCTGCTGATTCCGGCGCGCAACCAGTTTCAAGAGAAATGGACGGGGCCGCAGATCGGGCCGGGCGCCGAAGGTCAGGCCGCTTACGGTTTTCAGGAAGTCGCCGACAGCGCCCGCCTGAATGATCTGCTTAACGAATTGCTCAAATCGCCGGCCTTCAAACCGGCGACGGGTAAACCGGCGGCAAAGCTCTACACCATCATCCCGCGCGGCTCGACGGCAGACATCGAGCGCGAGACCGGCTTCGTCGCGACTCTGCGCCAGAACTATTTCGGCCTTCAAGTGGTTGAGGTCGCGCCTATCCTCGCCGAGATGCGCAAGGTGAAATCCGCGGCAGAGATGGCGCTGCTGCAAAAAGCGATTGACATCACCGGTGAGGCCCAGCGCGAGGCCGCGGCGCAGATTCGCCCAGGCGCTTTCGAGTACGAAGTGCAGGCGGCGCTCGAAGCCGCGTTCACGCGCAACGGCGCCGAGCGACCGGGCTTCCCTTCGATTGTCGGCTCAGGCTTTTATTCGACCGTGCTGCACTATGACCAGGATCGCAAGAAGATTGACGCCGGCGACACGGTCGTCGTCGATATCGGCGCCGAGTTCAGTTACTACACCGCCGACATTACGCGCACTTACCCGGCGTCGGGCAAGTTCACGCCGCGGCAGCGCGAGGTTTATCAACTGGTGCTGGACGCGCAGCGCGCCGCCGAGCGCGCCTTCAAGCCGGGACAGTCAACCATCGCGCAAATGAATCAGGTGGCGCGCGAGACGATGAAAGCCAGCCCTCTGCGCGACCGCCAGGGCAATACGCTCGAACGCTATTTCATTCACGGCCTCGGCCACTGGCTCGGCATGGAGGTGCATGACGTTGGCGGTTACGGCAATCTGCCGGTGGGCGCGGTCTTCACCATCGAGCCGGGCATCTACATTCCCGAAGAGAAGCTCGGCGTGCGCATCGAAGACGATTACATGGTGACGGAAAAAGGACTGGTGAAATTGAGCCGCGCCATCCCGTCCGAACCTGACGAGATCGAGCGCATCGTACAATCACACAGCAAAGCCATGACCGCCGCGCCACAAAAGTAG
- a CDS encoding MBL fold metallo-hydrolase gives MNPLPRVICMSIALLLWSATARAQMPENPQDLLRNGDRAIKVNDSIYLVQGFGNTFLVTTPEGNVVIDTSNATHARTHKKLLEAINSGPIKYIILTHGHQDHTGGIPLWKQPGTQIIAQRNHVEFVNYQKRLERFFALRNSAQFGFPEPQVGAWPGNYAAKIEPTILFDDKYEFTLGGLTFVILHTPGETPDHLSVWVPQLKAAFTGDNYYASFPNIYTLRGTPPRLALDYVNSLDRVLALKPDLVLPSHGPPIVGGQEVARRLKQMRDAILYVHDETVKGMNAGKDVFTLMREIKLPPELALGESYGKVSWSVRGIYEGYAGWFDLNTATMYEQPASAVYADVVRLAGGTDAIVKLATERLQAGQTVEALRLTDFALAADGAQPQALAMRLKALEALRDRCRNTNERGWLDYAIRTTRAKMAEKH, from the coding sequence ATGAACCCACTGCCGCGCGTCATCTGCATGAGTATCGCGCTGTTGCTCTGGAGCGCCACGGCGCGGGCGCAGATGCCCGAAAACCCGCAAGACTTGCTGCGTAACGGCGACCGAGCCATCAAAGTCAATGATTCGATCTATCTGGTGCAGGGCTTCGGCAACACCTTTCTGGTGACCACACCCGAAGGCAATGTCGTCATTGACACCTCGAATGCGACGCACGCACGCACCCACAAAAAGCTGCTCGAAGCCATCAACAGCGGCCCGATCAAATACATCATCCTGACGCACGGGCATCAGGATCACACCGGCGGCATTCCGCTCTGGAAACAACCCGGCACGCAGATCATCGCGCAGCGCAATCATGTCGAGTTCGTCAATTATCAAAAGCGGCTGGAGCGCTTCTTTGCCCTGCGCAACTCGGCGCAGTTCGGCTTTCCCGAACCGCAGGTCGGAGCCTGGCCCGGCAACTACGCCGCGAAGATCGAGCCGACGATTCTCTTTGATGATAAGTACGAGTTCACGCTCGGCGGTTTGACTTTTGTAATTTTGCACACGCCCGGCGAAACGCCCGATCACCTGAGCGTCTGGGTGCCGCAGCTTAAAGCCGCCTTCACCGGCGATAATTATTACGCCTCGTTCCCCAACATCTATACGCTGCGCGGCACGCCGCCGCGCCTGGCGCTCGATTATGTCAACTCACTCGACCGCGTGCTGGCGCTCAAGCCCGACCTTGTCTTGCCGAGTCACGGCCCGCCCATCGTCGGCGGCCAGGAAGTCGCCCGCAGGCTCAAACAGATGCGCGACGCGATTCTCTACGTTCACGACGAAACGGTTAAGGGGATGAACGCCGGCAAAGACGTCTTCACGCTGATGCGCGAAATCAAGCTGCCGCCGGAACTGGCGCTTGGCGAAAGCTATGGCAAGGTGAGCTGGTCTGTGCGCGGCATCTATGAAGGCTATGCCGGCTGGTTCGACCTGAACACGGCGACGATGTACGAGCAGCCCGCGTCGGCGGTTTATGCAGACGTTGTGCGGCTGGCCGGCGGCACGGATGCGATTGTAAAGCTGGCTACAGAACGCTTGCAGGCGGGGCAGACAGTTGAGGCGCTGCGGCTCACCGACTTTGCGCTGGCGGCGGACGGCGCGCAGCCGCAGGCGCTTGCCATGCGGCTCAAGGCGTTAGAGGCGTTGCGCGACCGTTGCCGCAACACCAACGAGCGCGGCTGGCTCGATTACGCCATCCGCACGACCCGCGCCAAGATGGCCGAGAAGCATTAA